From Candidatus Sphingomonas colombiensis, one genomic window encodes:
- a CDS encoding c-type cytochrome — MSKITVLGVALVAMSGVAWAQSDPVFAPCAACHSTKAGENRLGPTLHRVVDRPKASVPGFGYSSAMKSQKGAWTEAALDAFIADPRAAVPGSRMIYGGMADKAQRARLLAYLISIK, encoded by the coding sequence GTGTCTAAGATAACGGTTCTGGGTGTGGCTCTCGTGGCGATGTCGGGCGTGGCCTGGGCGCAGTCCGATCCGGTGTTCGCGCCATGCGCGGCCTGTCATTCTACTAAGGCCGGCGAGAATCGCCTTGGGCCGACGCTGCACAGGGTCGTCGATCGGCCGAAGGCTTCTGTTCCCGGTTTCGGCTATTCTTCCGCAATGAAAAGCCAAAAGGGTGCGTGGACGGAAGCGGCGCTCGATGCGTTCATCGCCGACCCTCGTGCGGCGGTGCCGGGATCGCGGATGATCTATGGCGGCATGGCGGATAAGGCGCAGCGTGCTCGGCTGCTCGCCTATTTGATATCGATCAAATAG
- a CDS encoding primary-amine oxidase: MTESTPNPLTHRHPLDPLDAREIAIVCAAVSARSDAGPHLRFVNVELDEPHKDRVMAWRAGQPVPRAAFVVALRRDTGAAFEARVDLASGMVTEWRALAQDKAPFGQPSVMVEEFQAVERAVKKDPAWRAAVARRGLSEAEIDLVQVDPFSAGHFGYVEEAGKRCVRAVCYYRESLKDNGYAHPIEGLVAVVDLNREEIVTLVDEAELVPIPRKKRNYEAKDLPPPRTDLKPLHIVQPEGPSFNVDGWKVEWQKWSFRVGFTPREGLVIHQLGYADGGRVRPIIYRASVTEMVVPYADPSANHYWKSAFDAGEYGLGRLANALELGCDCLGHIHYFDVPAADDLGQPMVMKNAICMHEEDYGILWKHNEFRTGVHETRRSRRLVISFFATVGNYDYGFYWYLYQDGTIQLEAKLTGIIQTAAVAPGQPYPWGGMVDEGLGGPTHQHFFNVRLHMMIDGDEGNSVSEHEFHPRPWGSDNPHGNVFDLVSRPLSRELDAAREADGRTGRYWKVSNPNRTNSVGNAPGYKVIVQPTPVMLAQPDSYVHARGAFATKHIWVTPYDPAERYASGEYPNQHQGGDGLPRFVAANRSIDNADIVLWHSFGHTHVCKPEDFPVMPVEYAGFVLKPNGFFAANAGIDVPADRDAGSKRHGGEGGCCND, from the coding sequence ATGACTGAGTCCACGCCCAATCCTTTGACGCATCGCCACCCGCTTGATCCGCTCGACGCGCGCGAGATCGCGATCGTCTGTGCGGCGGTAAGTGCGCGCAGCGATGCCGGGCCGCATCTGCGCTTCGTCAATGTCGAGCTGGATGAGCCGCACAAGGATCGGGTGATGGCCTGGCGCGCCGGCCAGCCGGTTCCTCGTGCGGCCTTTGTCGTCGCGCTGCGTCGCGACACGGGCGCCGCGTTCGAGGCGCGCGTCGACCTTGCAAGCGGGATGGTGACCGAATGGCGCGCGCTCGCACAAGACAAGGCGCCATTCGGTCAGCCATCGGTGATGGTGGAAGAGTTTCAGGCGGTCGAGCGCGCGGTGAAAAAGGATCCGGCGTGGCGCGCGGCGGTAGCGCGGCGCGGGTTGAGCGAAGCGGAAATCGATCTGGTTCAGGTCGATCCCTTTTCCGCCGGCCATTTCGGTTATGTGGAGGAGGCGGGGAAGCGCTGCGTCCGCGCGGTCTGTTATTATCGCGAGTCACTCAAGGACAATGGCTATGCCCATCCGATCGAGGGGCTGGTCGCGGTGGTCGATCTCAACCGCGAAGAGATCGTTACGCTGGTCGATGAAGCGGAACTGGTGCCGATCCCCAGGAAGAAGCGCAATTACGAGGCGAAGGATCTGCCCCCGCCGCGCACCGATCTGAAGCCGCTCCACATCGTCCAGCCCGAAGGGCCGAGCTTCAACGTCGATGGGTGGAAGGTCGAATGGCAGAAATGGTCGTTCCGCGTCGGCTTCACGCCGCGCGAGGGGTTGGTGATCCACCAGCTCGGCTATGCGGACGGCGGGCGCGTGCGGCCGATCATCTATCGCGCGAGCGTGACGGAGATGGTCGTGCCTTATGCCGATCCGTCCGCGAACCATTATTGGAAGAGCGCGTTCGATGCGGGCGAATATGGGCTCGGGCGGCTCGCCAATGCGCTGGAGCTGGGCTGCGATTGCCTCGGCCATATCCATTATTTCGATGTGCCGGCGGCGGACGATCTCGGACAGCCGATGGTGATGAAGAACGCCATCTGCATGCACGAGGAGGATTATGGCATCCTCTGGAAGCACAATGAATTCCGCACCGGCGTTCACGAAACGCGGCGCTCGCGGCGGCTGGTGATCAGCTTCTTCGCGACGGTCGGTAATTATGATTACGGTTTCTACTGGTATCTCTATCAGGACGGAACGATCCAGCTGGAGGCGAAGCTTACCGGGATCATCCAGACGGCGGCGGTCGCGCCCGGTCAGCCCTATCCGTGGGGCGGGATGGTCGACGAGGGTCTGGGCGGCCCGACGCACCAGCATTTCTTCAACGTTCGGTTACACATGATGATCGACGGCGACGAGGGCAACAGCGTCTCGGAGCATGAATTCCATCCGCGGCCATGGGGGAGTGATAACCCGCATGGCAATGTGTTCGATCTCGTCAGCCGCCCGCTGTCGCGTGAACTGGACGCCGCGCGGGAGGCGGATGGTCGCACCGGGCGCTATTGGAAAGTGTCCAATCCCAATCGCACGAACTCTGTCGGCAACGCTCCGGGCTATAAGGTGATCGTGCAGCCAACACCTGTTATGTTGGCGCAACCCGACAGCTATGTCCACGCACGCGGTGCCTTCGCCACCAAGCATATCTGGGTCACCCCTTACGATCCGGCCGAGCGCTATGCGAGTGGGGAATATCCCAATCAGCATCAGGGCGGCGATGGGCTGCCGAGGTTCGTCGCCGCCAATCGTAGCATCGACAATGCCGATATCGTGCTGTGGCACAGCTTCGGTCACACGCATGTCTGCAAGCCGGAGGATTTTCCGGTGATGCCGGTCGAATATGCGGGCTTCGTGCTGAAGCCGAACGGATTTTTCGCGGCAAATGCGGGCATTGACGTGCCCGCCGATCGCGATGCGGGAAGCAAGCGACATGGCGGCGAGGGCGGTTGCTGTAACGACTGA
- a CDS encoding class II histone deacetylase: MTTGFFHDERTLWHFGAIHTGNLPAGGWVQPSNGNFMAEAPDPKRRIVSLLDVSGVMARLDRRSAELASEEALRRVHPRDYLERFARMSANGGGSVGPDGSFGAGGYDIARLSTGLAIDAIDAVLTGSLDNAYALTRPPGHHCLPDQGYGFCLLANGAVAVEEAIARHGLSRVAILDWDVHHGNGTQAIFWDRPDVLTISIHQDNCYPINSGAASERGEGPGEGYNLNIPLLPGGGDQAYLDALDLIVAPALRRYRPELIVIASGVDANALDPLARMLAHSETFRAMMARAGALADELCGGRIVAIHEGGYSEVYAPFCAHALIEELAGERSAVTDPILDFVRAQQPGDAMRALQHRLLVEQAEALGFAARP, encoded by the coding sequence ATGACAACCGGCTTCTTCCACGACGAACGCACCTTGTGGCATTTCGGCGCGATCCATACCGGCAATCTGCCGGCGGGCGGCTGGGTGCAGCCGTCGAACGGCAATTTCATGGCCGAGGCGCCCGATCCCAAGCGCCGCATCGTCTCGCTGCTCGATGTATCCGGCGTGATGGCCCGGCTCGATCGGCGGAGCGCCGAGCTTGCGTCGGAGGAGGCTCTCCGCCGCGTCCATCCGCGCGATTATCTCGAACGCTTCGCGCGGATGAGCGCCAATGGCGGCGGCAGCGTGGGGCCGGACGGCAGCTTCGGCGCGGGCGGCTATGATATCGCGCGCCTCTCCACCGGGCTGGCGATCGATGCGATCGACGCGGTGCTGACCGGATCGCTCGACAATGCCTATGCACTGACCCGCCCGCCGGGGCATCATTGCCTGCCCGATCAGGGCTATGGCTTCTGCCTGCTCGCCAATGGCGCGGTGGCGGTGGAAGAGGCGATCGCGCGGCATGGCCTGTCGCGCGTCGCGATCCTCGACTGGGATGTGCATCACGGCAACGGGACGCAGGCGATCTTCTGGGATCGGCCGGATGTGCTGACGATCTCGATCCATCAGGACAATTGCTATCCGATCAACTCCGGCGCCGCATCCGAACGTGGCGAGGGGCCCGGTGAGGGATATAATCTCAATATCCCGCTGCTGCCGGGCGGCGGCGATCAGGCCTATCTCGACGCGCTCGATCTGATCGTCGCGCCGGCGCTGCGCCGCTATCGCCCCGAACTGATCGTGATCGCCAGCGGGGTGGATGCCAACGCGCTCGATCCGCTCGCGCGGATGCTGGCGCACAGCGAGACGTTCCGCGCGATGATGGCAAGGGCCGGCGCGCTGGCGGACGAATTGTGCGGCGGCCGGATCGTCGCGATCCACGAGGGCGGCTATTCAGAGGTTTATGCCCCGTTCTGCGCCCATGCGCTGATCGAGGAACTGGCCGGCGAACGCTCCGCCGTGACCGATCCGATCCTCGATTTCGTCCGCGCGCAACAGCCCGGTGACGCGATGCGCGCGCTCCAGCACCGCCTGCTCGTCGAGCAGGCGGAGGCGCTGGGTTTCGCCGCGCGACCCTAG
- a CDS encoding amidohydrolase family protein, with the protein MKVNRMIGASLLALAQLAAPTLIAQAHAAAAVSINVSEGTHLAFALSPDAQRIVLDLQGVLYVMPATGGAATPITDALYDGRQPSWSPDGKWIAFQSNRDGHYRIWLIAPDGTQAHPFSTEPYEAREPAWSPDGKWLAFTSNRDGKFDIWARNIADGSVRKLSNGLGGNSRASWSPDGTRIAYASDRMGATGIYVADMQGRETLAAKANVMAFGMNVPIGTPTWTADGKDVLWARIAEGKAVLMKDDKPLIDGEDIHPFRAAWLPSGELLYAANGKLNRRKLDGGGEQIVPFTAAIKVSKPDYAKRHVVLDSRTARPVIGVQRAMLSPDGKQVTFTALGDLWLMPVGGRPRKLTDGGPYVVVDPSWSPKGDKIVYASDREGSLDLWIADLASGRHERLTSAPGAEMRPAWSPDGKSIVYVDASGAYTELVRVIDLVTKQSREIKEGGSSPGYPAFTPDGKSLIVSTLRNASDSQSYVVGGYNELSIVPADGAGKARAVSLVPGKSVGNRSGDGPVLSPDGKLYAYQMDSALYVQPAGPDGSPAGVPRKLSDTIPTGLSWSADSRTLLINTGGHMQLMPVAGGAARKVALPLQWTAARGEGVTTIRAGMLVDGVKDQARRDMDIVIDGSRIRSITPHGTQPVQGRFIDASNLTVMPGLMDMHVHLIKEYGSSFGRLYLAYGITTIRSPGNVPGDVIEEKEAIAAGRRPGPNMFVTGYILDGERTVWEMGTPVASRGEVDRQIGLAKLLDYDMIKSYVHTAEPVRQQIVAAAHAAGIPVSSHEIYPAALFGSDSVEHLDGNGAGRGYSEKASQLNISYEDSVKIIANSGMTVTPTISLFTPTAELVDHDPTIAKARWALQPVWVREGSIMSFANGPGAEVLANNIRQSIAKIFHAGGKIVVGTDSPFTPIGINTHNELVQEVKAGLTPFEALRSATAVPAELVGVNKDLGTVEVGKIADLVFVEGNPLEDIRNASKVRKVMKTGRLYTIEQLLGQSSGTK; encoded by the coding sequence ATGAAGGTGAATCGGATGATCGGGGCCAGTCTGCTCGCGCTCGCCCAATTGGCTGCGCCGACCCTGATCGCGCAGGCGCACGCGGCGGCAGCGGTATCGATCAATGTGTCCGAAGGAACCCATCTCGCCTTCGCGCTGTCGCCCGATGCCCAGCGCATCGTGCTCGATCTCCAGGGCGTACTCTATGTCATGCCGGCGACTGGCGGGGCGGCAACGCCGATCACGGATGCGCTTTATGACGGGCGCCAGCCGAGCTGGTCGCCCGATGGTAAATGGATCGCTTTCCAGTCGAACCGCGACGGCCATTATCGCATCTGGCTGATCGCGCCGGACGGAACGCAGGCGCACCCGTTCTCCACCGAGCCGTATGAGGCGCGAGAGCCGGCATGGTCGCCCGACGGCAAATGGCTCGCCTTTACCTCGAACCGCGACGGCAAGTTCGACATCTGGGCACGCAACATCGCCGACGGCAGCGTAAGGAAGCTGAGCAACGGCCTAGGCGGCAACAGCCGCGCGAGCTGGTCACCGGACGGCACCCGCATCGCTTACGCCTCGGATCGCATGGGTGCGACCGGCATCTATGTCGCCGATATGCAGGGGCGGGAAACTCTCGCCGCCAAGGCCAATGTGATGGCGTTTGGCATGAACGTGCCGATCGGCACGCCGACTTGGACGGCAGACGGCAAGGATGTGCTGTGGGCGCGCATCGCCGAGGGCAAGGCCGTATTGATGAAGGACGATAAGCCGCTGATCGACGGGGAAGATATTCACCCGTTCCGCGCGGCATGGCTCCCTAGCGGCGAGTTGCTGTACGCCGCCAACGGCAAGCTCAACCGTCGCAAGCTCGATGGCGGCGGCGAGCAAATTGTCCCCTTCACCGCCGCGATCAAGGTCAGCAAACCCGATTACGCCAAGCGCCACGTGGTGCTCGATTCCCGCACCGCGCGTCCGGTGATCGGGGTGCAGCGGGCGATGCTCTCGCCCGATGGCAAGCAGGTGACGTTCACCGCGCTTGGCGATCTGTGGCTGATGCCGGTCGGTGGCAGGCCGCGCAAGCTGACAGACGGCGGCCCCTATGTCGTAGTCGACCCGTCATGGTCCCCGAAAGGCGACAAGATCGTCTATGCGAGCGATCGCGAAGGCTCGCTCGACCTGTGGATCGCCGACCTCGCATCCGGCCGCCACGAGCGACTGACCAGCGCGCCGGGCGCGGAGATGCGCCCCGCCTGGTCGCCGGACGGCAAGAGCATCGTATATGTCGATGCATCGGGCGCCTATACCGAATTGGTCCGCGTTATTGACCTCGTGACTAAGCAAAGCCGGGAGATCAAGGAAGGCGGCTCCAGCCCCGGCTATCCAGCCTTCACGCCGGACGGAAAGTCGCTGATCGTCTCCACTTTGCGCAATGCATCGGATTCGCAATCCTATGTTGTCGGCGGCTACAACGAACTGTCGATAGTCCCGGCCGACGGCGCGGGCAAGGCGCGCGCCGTGTCGCTGGTGCCGGGCAAGTCGGTCGGCAACCGCTCCGGAGACGGGCCCGTGCTGTCACCGGACGGCAAGCTCTACGCCTATCAGATGGATAGCGCGCTCTACGTCCAGCCCGCGGGCCCAGACGGCAGCCCGGCCGGCGTGCCGCGCAAGCTATCCGACACTATCCCCACCGGGCTGAGCTGGAGCGCGGATTCCCGAACGCTCCTCATCAACACCGGCGGCCATATGCAGCTTATGCCAGTAGCGGGCGGCGCAGCGCGCAAGGTCGCGCTGCCCTTGCAATGGACAGCCGCGCGCGGCGAAGGCGTGACAACGATCCGCGCCGGCATGCTGGTCGATGGCGTAAAGGATCAGGCGCGCCGCGACATGGATATCGTGATCGACGGCAGCCGCATCCGATCGATCACGCCGCACGGCACCCAGCCCGTGCAGGGGCGCTTCATCGACGCATCGAACCTGACGGTCATGCCCGGCCTGATGGACATGCACGTTCATCTCATCAAGGAATATGGATCGAGTTTCGGGCGGCTCTACCTTGCCTATGGCATCACCACGATCCGCAGCCCAGGCAATGTACCCGGCGACGTCATCGAGGAAAAAGAGGCGATCGCCGCCGGCCGCAGGCCGGGCCCGAATATGTTCGTAACCGGCTATATCCTCGACGGCGAACGCACCGTCTGGGAAATGGGCACGCCGGTCGCCAGTCGCGGGGAGGTCGATCGGCAGATCGGGCTGGCGAAGCTGCTCGATTACGACATGATCAAATCCTATGTGCACACCGCCGAGCCGGTGCGGCAGCAGATCGTCGCCGCCGCGCACGCAGCCGGCATTCCGGTGAGCAGCCACGAAATCTATCCGGCGGCGCTGTTCGGCAGTGACAGTGTGGAGCATCTCGACGGCAATGGGGCCGGGCGCGGATATTCGGAAAAGGCCAGCCAGCTCAACATCTCTTATGAGGATTCGGTCAAGATCATCGCCAATTCGGGGATGACGGTGACGCCAACAATCTCGCTGTTCACGCCGACCGCAGAACTGGTCGATCACGATCCCACGATCGCCAAGGCTCGCTGGGCGCTGCAGCCGGTATGGGTACGCGAGGGATCGATCATGAGCTTCGCCAACGGCCCCGGCGCGGAAGTGCTGGCCAATAACATCCGCCAGTCGATCGCGAAGATCTTCCACGCCGGCGGCAAGATCGTGGTGGGGACGGATTCGCCCTTCACCCCGATCGGCATCAACACGCATAATGAACTGGTGCAGGAGGTGAAGGCCGGCCTCACCCCGTTCGAGGCGCTGCGCAGCGCGACCGCTGTTCCGGCCGAACTCGTTGGCGTGAACAAGGATCTCGGCACCGTCGAGGTGGGCAAGATCGCCGACCTCGTCTTCGTCGAGGGCAATCCGCTGGAAGATATCCGCAACGCCAGCAAGGTGCGCAAGGTGATGAAGACCGGGCGACTTTACACGATCGAACAATTGCTCGGTCAGTCCTCTGGCACCAAATAA
- a CDS encoding cupin domain-containing protein, whose product MNTVSARLGAAAILALGVAGMAAESGWAQRDEARATTNPGRPHGYYFSLNGKRRTFQEDGVQNVEVVVPNNVSEGRYNVITSDWNADFRVPPHYHRHHSEAFYVLGGEVEWTVEGETHVLHTGEAIFIPPNTVHSVRVVGGKSMKNLLIYEPGGYEDQADFKMNYSEQELKDPKVIARIRAAGDFNLAVDKK is encoded by the coding sequence ATGAACACCGTAAGCGCGAGGCTGGGCGCCGCCGCGATATTGGCGCTTGGCGTCGCCGGAATGGCCGCCGAGTCGGGCTGGGCACAGCGGGATGAGGCCCGCGCAACCACCAACCCCGGCCGGCCACACGGCTATTATTTCTCGCTGAACGGAAAACGTCGCACCTTTCAGGAAGATGGCGTCCAGAATGTCGAAGTGGTCGTGCCCAATAATGTGAGCGAGGGCCGCTACAATGTCATCACGTCTGACTGGAACGCCGATTTCCGCGTGCCGCCACACTATCATCGCCACCATTCGGAGGCGTTCTACGTGCTCGGCGGCGAAGTCGAATGGACGGTCGAGGGCGAGACCCACGTGCTGCACACGGGCGAGGCGATCTTCATCCCGCCGAATACGGTGCACAGCGTGCGCGTCGTCGGCGGGAAATCGATGAAGAACCTGCTGATCTACGAGCCTGGCGGCTACGAAGATCAGGCCGATTTCAAAATGAACTACAGCGAACAGGAATTGAAAGATCCCAAGGTGATCGCCCGCATCCGGGCGGCGGGGGATTTCAACCTCGCGGTGGACAAGAAGTAA
- a CDS encoding aldehyde dehydrogenase family protein yields MIESGHFIDGTTIASARHFPVRNPANGAIVGHAPLADAATLDTAVAAAARAFETWSITPDAERAAAVSRVADAIERHAEELAQLLTAEQGKPLNGTGSRFEVQGAIGWTRYTASLALAPELIQDNAAGRIELHRRPIGVVGSITPWNWPLMIAVWHFVPAIRAGNTVVVKPSPLTPLSTLRMIEIAGAALPPGVLNVVAGDDTLGPLMTAHPGIAKIAFTGSSATGRKVMESASATLKRLTLELGGNDAGIVLPDADPKAIAEGLFWGAFINSGQTCAALKRLYVHDDIYDAVCDALVDYAASVPLGDGAGEGNLLGPLQNEAQFAKVSRFVDEARTAGARVLSGGAPSGGAGYFYPVTLVADAREGMKLVDEEQFGTALPIIRYSDVEDAIARANASENGLGGSVWSSDRARAKAVAARLECGTAWINKHGAIQPDVPFGGVKHSGIGTSFGRQGLEEFTTIQIVND; encoded by the coding sequence ATGATCGAATCCGGCCACTTTATCGACGGCACGACGATCGCGAGCGCGCGGCATTTTCCGGTGCGCAATCCGGCCAATGGCGCGATCGTGGGCCACGCGCCCCTCGCCGATGCCGCCACGCTGGACACGGCCGTTGCCGCCGCCGCGCGGGCCTTCGAGACCTGGAGCATCACCCCGGATGCCGAGCGCGCCGCCGCCGTGTCGCGCGTCGCAGACGCAATCGAGCGCCACGCCGAGGAACTGGCGCAATTGCTCACCGCCGAACAGGGCAAGCCGCTCAACGGCACCGGATCTCGTTTTGAGGTGCAGGGCGCGATCGGCTGGACGCGCTACACCGCGTCGCTCGCGCTGGCGCCCGAGCTGATCCAGGACAATGCGGCGGGGCGGATCGAGCTGCATCGCCGGCCGATCGGCGTGGTCGGATCGATCACGCCATGGAACTGGCCGCTGATGATCGCGGTGTGGCATTTCGTGCCCGCGATCCGCGCGGGCAATACCGTGGTGGTGAAGCCCTCCCCGCTCACACCGCTCAGCACATTGCGCATGATCGAGATTGCTGGCGCAGCGCTGCCGCCGGGCGTGCTCAACGTGGTGGCGGGCGACGATACGCTTGGGCCGCTGATGACCGCGCATCCCGGCATCGCCAAGATCGCCTTCACCGGATCGAGCGCGACCGGCCGCAAGGTGATGGAAAGCGCCAGCGCGACGCTCAAGCGGCTGACACTCGAACTGGGCGGCAACGATGCCGGGATCGTGCTGCCCGATGCCGATCCGAAGGCGATCGCGGAGGGGCTGTTCTGGGGCGCCTTCATCAACAGCGGGCAGACCTGCGCGGCGTTGAAACGGCTCTATGTTCATGACGATATTTATGACGCCGTGTGCGACGCGCTGGTCGATTATGCCGCATCGGTGCCGCTCGGCGATGGCGCCGGCGAGGGCAATCTGCTCGGCCCGCTCCAGAACGAGGCGCAGTTCGCCAAGGTATCGCGCTTCGTGGACGAAGCGCGGACAGCGGGCGCACGCGTGCTGAGCGGCGGCGCTCCATCCGGCGGGGCTGGCTATTTCTATCCCGTCACGCTCGTCGCCGATGCGCGCGAGGGGATGAAGCTGGTCGATGAGGAGCAATTCGGCACCGCGCTGCCGATCATCCGCTATAGCGACGTCGAAGACGCGATCGCGCGCGCCAATGCCTCCGAAAACGGGCTGGGCGGATCGGTGTGGTCGTCGGATCGCGCACGGGCGAAGGCGGTTGCCGCGCGGCTCGAATGCGGCACCGCATGGATCAATAAACACGGCGCGATCCAGCCGGACGTGCCGTTCGGCGGGGTCAAGCATTCGGGGATCGGCACCTCCTTCGGCCGGCAGGGGCTGGAGGAATTCACCACGATCCAGATCGTCAACGATTGA
- a CDS encoding TonB-dependent receptor encodes MRNHCRVRLALGVGLAALATANPAWAQDRAGVKADEQAAAATSSSDDIIVTATRREESVRDVPASIAAFSQELMDKQGVRDVGDIARLTPGLSFTRYSNLGSAISIRGISSGAGAATVGVYIDDTPINQRATISSGNFSSNAYPQIFDLERVEVLRGPQGTLFGASSEGGTVRFITPSPSLTDYSVYARGELATTRGGANSYEAGVAVGGPIVQDRLGFRASFWQRTDGGYIDHLNTQTGRLERANANEQRSIAARFALAFRPVDDLTITPSIFYQRINLDDTSTVWEQTKDPAYAYLNYTNASKDVYGQAYPLRQPYHQNFILPALKIEYNGPGFDVISNTSYYRRHENGINDFTPFEVPMWTSFFTPKAVSLPTNPRDVATGTDQQRNNFFTQELRIQNNNTDSRLNWTFGAFYSKSKVETFRSVENTFLGKLLLDNAGMFLGCTTPDGCLVSAFGTGLANGRYLFVGNTTTWDEQLAGFGQLDFKITDKLTLSAGGRVSHTTFKFENFADGSVNGPPAPRTDLGKSSETPFTPKVGVSYKAENGNLYYATISDGFRIGGANVPIYNTGCNPAAVGGVPKTYSSDRVRNYEAGAKINFFDNKVLLDGSVFLIKWKNRIGNVAIPPGSCPLSFTANLGDVTSFGFDLAIRVKPTNGLTLTANVGDANATYDKDYFPTKTQAKPTVSAGDAIDGSRTTFNIAAEYEFVAMNETNFYVRGDYSYTGINHRTAGLNPNNAGYDPTAPNNPGYVNNLVNLRVGARVNGMDISVFANNLFNENHLLNTGALGFGSSLEGAYLYNRPRTYGVTLTYRH; translated from the coding sequence ATGAGAAATCATTGTCGTGTGCGTCTGGCATTGGGGGTCGGGCTTGCTGCTCTGGCAACAGCCAATCCAGCCTGGGCGCAAGACCGCGCAGGTGTGAAGGCCGACGAGCAGGCCGCTGCCGCCACCAGTTCGAGCGACGACATCATCGTCACCGCGACGCGCCGCGAGGAAAGCGTCCGCGACGTGCCGGCGAGCATCGCGGCCTTTTCGCAGGAGCTGATGGACAAGCAGGGTGTCCGGGATGTCGGCGATATCGCGCGCCTGACGCCGGGGCTCAGCTTCACGCGTTATAGCAACCTTGGCTCGGCGATTTCGATTCGTGGCATTTCGTCTGGTGCGGGCGCCGCAACCGTCGGTGTCTATATCGATGACACGCCGATCAACCAGCGGGCGACGATCTCATCGGGCAATTTCTCGTCGAACGCTTATCCGCAAATCTTCGATCTGGAGCGTGTCGAGGTGTTGCGCGGCCCGCAGGGCACGTTGTTCGGGGCCAGTTCCGAAGGCGGCACGGTCCGTTTCATCACCCCATCGCCCAGCCTTACCGATTATTCGGTGTATGCGCGTGGCGAACTGGCGACGACGCGCGGTGGTGCCAACAGCTATGAGGCTGGCGTCGCGGTGGGCGGCCCGATCGTTCAGGATCGGCTCGGCTTCCGCGCCAGCTTCTGGCAGCGCACCGACGGCGGTTATATCGATCATCTGAACACCCAGACCGGGCGTCTCGAGCGGGCCAATGCCAACGAACAGCGCTCGATCGCGGCGCGCTTCGCGCTCGCCTTCAGGCCGGTCGACGACCTGACGATAACGCCGTCGATCTTCTATCAGCGAATCAATCTGGATGACACCAGCACGGTGTGGGAACAGACGAAGGATCCGGCATATGCCTATCTGAATTACACCAACGCCAGCAAGGACGTCTATGGGCAGGCCTATCCGCTGCGCCAGCCCTATCATCAGAACTTCATCCTGCCGGCGCTGAAGATCGAATATAACGGCCCCGGCTTCGACGTGATCTCGAACACGTCTTACTATCGCCGTCATGAAAACGGCATCAACGATTTCACGCCGTTCGAAGTGCCGATGTGGACATCATTCTTCACGCCGAAGGCGGTATCGTTGCCGACCAACCCGCGCGATGTGGCGACCGGCACGGATCAACAACGAAATAATTTCTTCACGCAAGAGCTGCGTATCCAAAACAACAATACGGATTCACGCCTCAACTGGACGTTCGGTGCCTTCTATTCCAAGAGCAAGGTGGAAACATTTCGCTCGGTAGAAAATACCTTCCTCGGCAAGCTATTGCTCGACAATGCCGGCATGTTCCTGGGTTGTACAACGCCCGATGGCTGCCTGGTCAGCGCGTTCGGTACTGGGCTGGCGAATGGCCGTTATCTGTTCGTCGGCAATACGACGACCTGGGACGAGCAACTCGCCGGCTTCGGCCAGCTCGACTTCAAGATCACCGACAAGCTGACGCTCTCTGCCGGTGGCCGTGTTTCGCACACGACGTTCAAGTTCGAGAATTTCGCGGACGGCTCGGTCAATGGCCCGCCGGCGCCGCGCACTGACCTTGGCAAGTCGAGTGAAACGCCGTTCACGCCGAAGGTCGGCGTCAGCTACAAAGCGGAGAACGGCAACCTCTATTATGCCACCATCTCCGATGGTTTCCGCATCGGCGGCGCCAACGTGCCGATCTACAACACCGGCTGCAATCCCGCTGCGGTGGGCGGCGTGCCGAAGACCTATTCGTCTGATCGGGTGCGCAACTATGAGGCGGGCGCCAAGATCAATTTCTTCGACAATAAGGTGTTGCTGGATGGCAGCGTCTTCCTGATCAAGTGGAAGAACCGCATCGGCAATGTGGCGATCCCGCCGGGTTCCTGCCCCTTGTCGTTCACCGCAAACCTCGGCGACGTGACGAGCTTTGGTTTCGATCTCGCCATTCGGGTGAAGCCGACCAACGGTCTGACGCTGACCGCGAACGTCGGTGATGCCAATGCCACTTACGACAAGGACTATTTTCCCACCAAGACGCAGGCAAAACCCACGGTTTCGGCGGGCGACGCGATCGATGGATCGCGCACGACCTTCAACATCGCGGCGGAGTATGAATTCGTCGCGATGAACGAGACGAACTTCTACGTGCGTGGTGACTACAGCTACACCGGGATCAATCACCGCACTGCCGGCCTGAACCCGAACAACGCGGGTTATGATCCGACCGCGCCGAATAATCCGGGCTACGTCAACAATCTGGTCAATCTGCGAGTAGGTGCGCGCGTGAACGGCATGGATATCTCGGTTTTCGCGAACAATCTGTTCAACGAAAACCACCTGCTGAATACCGGCGCACTTGGCTTCGGAAGCAGTCTTGAAGGGGCATATCTCTACAATCGGCCACGCACTTATGGTGTCACGCTAACCTATCGTCATTGA